The DNA window CGCAGACGCCGGAGGAAATCCTGGCGGACAAAACCATCCCCGAAGACAGGCTGGCCGAAGCCCACAATCTCGGCGCAACGCTGGCCGCTGGCCTGGAAATGGGCGTGTTCTAAGGGCTAGCTCGTGTAGCCCCAGATCGCGACGATACCGAGCAGGATCAGCGCGCCGAAAAACAGGATGCGCGCGGCTTTGCTCTTCAGAATAATCTGTCCGCCCCGCGCGTCGCGGGCATCGATATTGGGGCCGGTAGGCCGGTTCTGTTTGTCCATGTCCGTTGGAATGGACGCAGGCACCGGCCCGTTCCGCAATTACTGCGTCTTGTGTTCGCTCTTTACCCAGCGGACGGTGCCGCTGGAGGCGCGCATGACGACGCTTTCGGTGGTGGTGACGCCGCGGCGCAGCTTTTTCACGCCTTCCAGCAGCGATCCGTCGGTGACGCCGGTGGCGGCAAAGATGCAATCGCCCTTGGCCAGTTCCTTGAGGTCGTACTGCTTATTGAGGTCCGTGATGCCCCATTTGGCGGCGCGGGCGCGTTCGTCGTCGTTGCGGAAGAGCAGGCGGCCCTTGAACTGGCCGCCCACGCAGCGCAGCGCCGCGGCGGCGAGCACGCCTTCGGGTGCGCCGCCCGAACCCATGTAGAGATCGATCGTGGTGTCTTCGTCGGTGGTCGCGATCACCCCGGCCACATCGCCGTCGGGGATCAGCTGAATGCCGCAACCGATTTCGCGCAGTTCGGAAATCAGCTGCTCGTGACGCGGCCGATCGAGCACGCAGACGATGATTTCATTGGGCTCCACGCCCTTGGCCTTGGCCACGGCCTCCACATTCTCGCGCACCGACTTGTCGAGATCGATGATCCCGTCCGGATAGCCCGGCCCGCAGGCCAGCTTGTCCATATAGACGTCCGGTGCGTTCAGCAGGCAGCCCTCTTCGGCGGCGGCCAGCACGGCGAGCGCGTTGGGGCCGGCCTTGGCGGTGATGGTGGTGCCTTCCAGCGGATCGAGCGCGATGTCGATCTTCGGGCCCTTGCCCGGCGCCCCGCCCACCTTTTCGCCGATGAACAGCATCGGCGCCTCGTCGCGCTCGCCCTCGCCAATCACTACGGTGCCATCCATTTCCAGATTGTCGAACGCGCGGCGCATGGCTTCCACGGCGGCGGCATCGGCGGCTTTTTCGTCGCCGCGACCGATCATCTTGGAGGCTGCCATCGCCGCGGCTTCGGTAACGCGCACCATTTCGAGCACGAGGACACGGTCGAGAATATCGCTGGGCTTGGGCATCACGGTCTCCTGATTTTTCGCCTTGTTCCGGCTTTGGCCCGGCCGGGCCCGCGCGCGAGCGATAGGCGAGGGTTGTTGCAATGTCGAGAATGGCGCGCGACCATGGCGGGCGGGCCCGGCGAAAGGATGATGCGATGGCGGACGAAGAAATGCGGGCAGGACGCTGCCATTGCGGCGCGGTGCGATTCGATGTGCGGCTGGCCGACGGACTGGCGAGCGCGCGCCGATGCGACTGTTCCTATTGCGCGGCCCGCGGCGCGGTGGCGGTGACCGCGATGCGCGGCGATCTGACGGTGACGGACGGCGCGGACAGGCTGACGCTCTACCAGTTCGGCACGGGCACCGCGGAGCATTATTTTTGCTCGGTCTGCGGCATTTACACCCACCATCGCCGCCGATCGAACCCGGACGAACTCGGCGTCAACGTTGCTTGTCTGGAGGGGCTGAGCCCGTTCGACTTCGACCGCGTGGCGGTGAACGACGGCCAGACCCATCCGAACGACCGCCCGCCGGGCGCCGGAACCCGACAAGCGGGCGTGCTGATTTACCAGCGCAATTAGCGCTGAGGCGCGGCGGTCAGCCTGCGCCGTTCGGCCATTGGTCGATAAGCGTCAGGCGCGGAATGATCGCCCCGGGAGCGATCAGCGCACCGGGCGCGATCACCGCATTGGCGCCGACACGGGCTCCATCGCCCAGTAAAACGCCGAACTTCGTCGTGCCCGTCTCAATAACACCATCGTCCGTCGCGATCCTGATCGCCGCGCCGCCGCGCTCGTTCCGGTAATTGGCGATGATCGCCCCCGCCTCGACATTGCTGCCGCTTCCCAGGATCGAATCGCCGACGAAGCTTAAGTGGGCGATCTTGGCGCCGCCGAACAGGAAGCTGGTCTTTACCTCGCACTGCGGGGCGACGATGCAGCCCTCGCCGAGGTGAACGCCGCCGCGGATATAGGCGCCGGACGCGACGAAGGCGTTCGCCTCCAGCAGCACCGGCCCTTTCAGGATGGCGCCAGGTTCCACCACGGCACTGCGATGGCGCGCGACCGTGCCTTCGCGGATATAGTCTTCGCCCAGATCGGCTACCGCCTGCCCGATCAGCTCTTCCGCCGTTGCGGTGGCTTCCCAGGGCACCGAAACCTCGGCACCCCAAGCGGAATCCCGCCACGCGGTAACATAATCCGCAATGGCAGGGGCCGCGCTCATGCGTTCATGATGTGCATGACCATTGGTTCGGCCTTCAGGCTATCCGATCCGGCGAGCTTTGCGAGCGCCTGATCGATGCAGCGCTCCTCCACCTCATGCGTGACGATGGCGATCAGCGCGGTGTCGCCGCCGACAAGGGCGGGCTGGATCAAGCTTTCGACGGAAACACCCGCGTCGCGCATGGCGGCGGCAATCTCGGCCAGGACGCCCACCTTATCGGCCACTTCGAAGCGCAGATAGGCCTTGCCCGAGCGGTGGCCGGTTTCCGCCGTCTCCGCAGGCTCCAGCGCGCTGGCGGGCATGGCGAAGCTGTGCCCCGTCTGGCCGCGCGCGAGGTCGACCAAATCGGCGACCACCGCGCTGGCGGTGGGGCCGTCGCCCGCACCCGCGCCCTGAAACAGCAGGCGGCCCGAATAATTGCCTTCGGCCACCACCGCATTGGTCGC is part of the Novosphingopyxis iocasae genome and encodes:
- a CDS encoding peptide ABC transporter permease; protein product: MDKQNRPTGPNIDARDARGGQIILKSKAARILFFGALILLGIVAIWGYTS
- the glpX gene encoding class II fructose-bisphosphatase, whose translation is MPKPSDILDRVLVLEMVRVTEAAAMAASKMIGRGDEKAADAAAVEAMRRAFDNLEMDGTVVIGEGERDEAPMLFIGEKVGGAPGKGPKIDIALDPLEGTTITAKAGPNALAVLAAAEEGCLLNAPDVYMDKLACGPGYPDGIIDLDKSVRENVEAVAKAKGVEPNEIIVCVLDRPRHEQLISELREIGCGIQLIPDGDVAGVIATTDEDTTIDLYMGSGGAPEGVLAAAALRCVGGQFKGRLLFRNDDERARAAKWGITDLNKQYDLKELAKGDCIFAATGVTDGSLLEGVKKLRRGVTTTESVVMRASSGTVRWVKSEHKTQ
- a CDS encoding GFA family protein produces the protein MADEEMRAGRCHCGAVRFDVRLADGLASARRCDCSYCAARGAVAVTAMRGDLTVTDGADRLTLYQFGTGTAEHYFCSVCGIYTHHRRRSNPDELGVNVACLEGLSPFDFDRVAVNDGQTHPNDRPPGAGTRQAGVLIYQRN
- a CDS encoding DapH/DapD/GlmU-related protein gives rise to the protein MSAAPAIADYVTAWRDSAWGAEVSVPWEATATAEELIGQAVADLGEDYIREGTVARHRSAVVEPGAILKGPVLLEANAFVASGAYIRGGVHLGEGCIVAPQCEVKTSFLFGGAKIAHLSFVGDSILGSGSNVEAGAIIANYRNERGGAAIRIATDDGVIETGTTKFGVLLGDGARVGANAVIAPGALIAPGAIIPRLTLIDQWPNGAG